A single genomic interval of Spinacia oleracea cultivar Varoflay chromosome 6, BTI_SOV_V1, whole genome shotgun sequence harbors:
- the LOC110798179 gene encoding uncharacterized protein, which yields MVLFRLLGTSQRPSIFILLETRSDDYRAQEVMIQLKFNQFKVISPTDKRGGIWLFWKNTIDLILFSEDVNQFHVLFHFENVRPEVLITGLHAPSVPGPRHALWRNMADNLPPSDTPWLMVGDMNEVTSQSEKMGGRPFRSGQCKDLRNFMDAAGLVDLGFHGNPYTWTNARDGAGLIKERLDRALANSPWLDIFPHTQIAKKRLLARINGIQLALSKSYSQFLVNLERDLINQLNTIFRRERIIWAQKAGLNWWKFGDYNTKYFHIIAKVRKSRGKILTLKNSDGVWVTDVEVLKDLAVSYFDNLFQTSLIKSTLGVFCPNVNMLTNEDRLGLLNPISKDEVWHNLRLMDPIKSPGPDGIQPIFFQRYWAELGDSIFKFCASCFLNAAIPSDINRSFITLIPKVDAPKTMRDFRPIGLCNTIYKLITKIITTRVRPILGKIISPFQSSFVQGRGIEDNIILVKEMAHVFHKSRKGNNIMALKLDLTKAYDSLEWSFIRDTLVSFGFPSHLISLIMSCITTPHINVLWNGALTREFCPSRGIRQGDPLSSYIFVLCLDRLSMLIQKEVDLGHWKPITLSRTVKISHVFYADDVFLFGHATPQNMESMLDVLKGFGEISGLRINMQKSSLIFPTHMSHVVRNSIANPHGLTVTSSLGKYLGVDIRPNKLKIANFVGLLDKTMDRIKGWQAKLLNMAGRCTLLKSVLNTYPLYNMQTSLLPARVINSLEKSSRKFLWNKVDRSRFMVRTSWANVTKPLSMGGLGVRRLKEWNLAFMAKLGWSAKFLDCFSGSHQSPMWRDILKGRSLLQKGLIVGIGNGRSTSLWYHHWVGSGPLYKLIDRDIPERIAHFLVSDIIRDGQWDFTKVSQFMPPDICDMIRLVPLATCTNVEDFIRWVYTKNGVFSVKSAYFLLLHNHDSPTQLLQPFNWKSIWKIKVPFKYKMLLWNACHEIFPVAEMLHLRLDYISPRCSRCDLVAENHIHLFRDCGDSSILWNFIFTRLLPNHKIQLHSFFSLSWREWLWFNLNQGSAWSIIFCVALWHIWKARNRAVFYHKMFKSFSVYNAFYVDLVDTNKALQGKGKAQVSKRDLIWKPLAYEFLKLNTDGSWKAKNEAGGGGVFRGATGKWYMGYASKFNAITPLAAELYAVREGLIMAADYGIQNLELETDAQLLVNMLESASDSYHDELRPVLVDVAGLMAKFSVVVVKHIPKAKNKVAHALACYAIEMAVGHKLFLTPPPFAAIAYEGDLQKLEDAEKLHLLNATSSSRPIDLEASPEEDEGELVSTSIMFGTIPATIITTVPVRGGNVNVEHKEMQLGEGAPGAGDS from the exons ATGGTTTTATTCCGACTGCTTGGAACATCGCAACGTCCATCAATCTTTATTTTGTTGGAAACCAGGAGTGATGATTATCGTGCGCAGGAGGTGATGATTCAGTTAAAATTTAACCAATTCAAAGTCATTTCTCCGACAGATAAGCGAGGTGGAATTTGGTTGTTTTGGAAGAATACAATTGATTTGATCTTATTCTCTGAGGATGTGAATCAATTTCATGTTCTGTTCCACTTTGAGAATGTAAGGCCGGAGGTTCTGATCACTGGCTTACATGCTCCAAGTGTTCCGGGTCCGAGACACGCCTTATGGAGGAATATGGCGGATAATCTGCCACCATCTGACACTCCCTGGTTAATGGTGGGTGATATGAATGAGGTTACGTCGCAGTCCGAGAAAATGGGAGGGCGTCCGTTTCGTAGTGGGCAATGCAAGGATTTGAGGAATTTTATGGATGCAGCGGGTTTGGTGGATTTGGGCTTCCATGGTAACCCATACACTTGGACCAATGCGCGGGATGGAGCGGGCTTAATTAAGGAAAGGCTGGATCGGGCTCTTGCGAATTCTCCGTGGCTGGATATCTTTCCCCATACTCag ATTGCAAAAAAACGGTTATTGGCGCGTATCAATGGTATTCAATTGGCCTTATCTAAATCATATAGCCAGTTTTTAGTTAATTTGGAAAGGGATTTGATTAATCAGCTCAATACTATCTTCAGGAGGGAACGTATAATTTGGGCTCAAAAGGCCGGTTTAAATTGGTGGAAATTCGGGGATTATAATACCAAATACTTTCATATTATTGCTAAGGTAAGGAAAAGTAGGGGGAAGATTTTAACTCTTAAGAATAGTGATGGTGTTTGGGTTACAGATGTGGAGGTTCTTAAGGATCTAGCTGTTTCCTATTTTGATAATCTTTTCCAAACGTCTTTGATTAAGAGTACATTGGGGGTTTTTTGTCCTAATGTTAACATGTTAACTAATGAGGACAGGTTGGGCTTGCTTAATCCGATTTCTAAGGATGAGGTTTGGCATAACTTAAGGTTAATGGACCCAATTAAAAGCCCTGGCCCTGATGGCATTCAGCCCATTTTCTTTCAGCGCTATTGGGCTGAGTTGGGGGATAGTATTTTTAAGTTTTGTGCTTCCTGTTTTTTGAATGCGGCTATCCCGTCCGATATTAATCGTTCATTTATTACTCTTATACCTAAGGTTGACGCTCCTAAAACTATGCGAGATTTTAGGCCTATCGGGTTATGTAACACTATCTATAAACTCATTACTAAGATTATTACCACTCGAGTCCGACCCATTTTAGGTAAAATAATTAGCCCGTTTCAGTCCAGTTTCGTTCAGGGTCGCGGAATTGAGGATAATATCATTCTGGTTAAGGAAATGGCTCATGTTTTTCATAAAAGTAGGAAGGGTAATAATATAATGGCTCTCAAACTTGATTTGACTAAGGCTTATGATAGTTTGGAATGGAGCTTCATTCGGGATACTTTGGTTAGCTTTGGATTCCCTTCCCATTTGATAAGTCTAATCATGTCCTGCATCACTACACCTCATATTAATGTTCTTTGGAATGGTGCACTAACTAGGGAGTTTTGTCCTTCTAGGGGTATCCGTCAGGGGGACCCCTTATCGTCCTACATTTTTGTGTTATGCCTAGATAGGCTCTCGATGCTTATTCAAAAGGAGGTCGATTTGGGTCATTGGAAGCCTATAACTCTGTCTAGGACGGTCAAAATTTCTCATGTCTTTTACGCGGAtgatgtttttctttttggccATGCTACGCCTCAAAACATGGAAAGTATGCTTGATGTGCTTAAGGGGTTTGGGGAGATCTCAGGGTTAAGAATTAATATGCAAAAGTCCAGTTTGATATTTCCTACCCACATGTCCCATGTTGTTCGGAATTCGATTGCAAATCCCCATGGTCTGACAGTGACTTCCTCCCTTGGCAAGTATTTAGGGGTAGATATTAGACCAAATAAGTTGAAAATTGCTAACTTTGTGGGCTTGTTAGATAAAACTATGGATAGAATTAAAGGGTGGCAAgcaaaattattaaacatggcGGGGAGGTGTACGCTACTCAAATCAGTGCTTAATACTTATCCTCTTTACAATATGCAAACCTCCCTGTTGCCAGCTCGTGTTATAAATAGTTTAGAGAAATCAAGTAGGAAATTTTTGTGGAATAAGGTGGATAGGTCTAGATTTATGGTGCGTACAAGTTGGGCTAATGTGACTAAACCACTTTCGATGGGAGGATTGGGAGTACGAAGATTAAAAGAGTGGAATTTAGCGTTTATGGCCAAATTGGGATG GAGTGCTAAATTTCTCGACTGTTTTTCTGGGTCACATCAATCCCCGATGTGGAGAGACATCCTTAAGGGTCGTTCTTTGCTTCAAAAGGGGCTTATCGTAGGTATAGGGAATGGTCGTTCTACGTCTCTTTGGTATCATCATTGGGTGGGGTCGGGACCTTTATACAAATTGATAGACAGGGACATCCCGGAGCGTATAGCACACTTCTTAGTCAGTGATATTATTCGGGATGGACAATGGGATTTCACTAAGGTGTCTCAATTTATGCCCCCTGATATTTGTGATATGATTAGGTTGGTCCCTTTGGCCACTTGTACCAATGTGGAGGATTTTATTAGATGGGTTTATACTAAGAATGGTGTTTTTTCAGTTAAGTCTGCTTATTTCCTTCTCCTTCATAATCATGACAGTCCTACTCAGCTTTTGCAACCGTTTAATTGGAAGTCGATTTGGAAAATTAAAGTACCTTTTAAGTATAAAATGCTTTTGTGGAACGCTTGCCATGAGATTTTTCCGGTAGCTGAGATGTTGCATTTGAGACTGGATTATATCTCTCCCAGATGTTCTCGTTGTGATTTAGTGGCTGAAAATCACATTCACCTATTTAGAGATTGTGGGGATTCTAGTATTTtgtggaatttcatttttactcGTCTCCTTCCAAACCACAAGATTCAATTGCACTCTTTTTTTAGTTTGAGTTGGAGGGAGTGGTTATGGTTTAATTTGAACCAAGGGTCTGCCTGGTCGATCATTTTCTGTGTTGCCCTTTGGCATATATGGAAGGCACGTAATAGGGCTGTTTTTTATCATAAAATGTTTAAGTCTTTCTCGGTCTATAATGCGTTTTATGTGGATTTAGTGGATACTAATAAGGCATTGCAGGGTAAAGGGAAAGCACAGGTGAGCAAGCGTGATCTAATTTGGAAGCCCCTAGCTTATGAGTTCTTGAAGTTAAACACAGATGGCAGTTGGAAGGCAAAGAACGAGGCAGGTGGAGGAGGGGTTTTTAGAGGAGCCACAGGCAAATGGTACATGGGTTATGCCAGTAAATTCAATGCAATTACCCCCCTTGCAGCTGAACTTTACGCGGTTAGGGAGGGTCTAATTATGGCAGCTGATTACGGTATCCAAAATTTGGAGTTGGAAACGGATGCACAGCTTTTGGTAAACATGCTTGAATCTGCTAGTGATTCATATCATGATGAGTTGAGACCAGTTTTGGTGGATGTGGCAGGATTAATGGCGAAGTTCAGTGTAGTAGTGGTTAAgcacatccccaaagccaaaaACAAAGTGGCTCATGCTTTAGCCTGCTATGCGATTGAAATGGCAGTAGGGCATAAGTTGTTTTTGACTCCTCCACCTTTCGCAGCTATAGCATACGAGGGCGACTTGCAGAAATTGGAAGATGCAGAGAAGTTACATTTGTTGAATGCTACAAGCTCCTCTAGACCTATTGACTTAGAAGCTTCTCCAGAGGAGGATGAGGGTGAGTTGGTGTCCACCTCTATCATGTTTGGCACAATTCCAGCGACGATTATCACGACGGTTCCAGTTCGAGGTGGCAATGTGAATGTGGAGCATAAGGAGATGCAGTTGGGTGAGGGTGCACCAGGAGCAGGCGACAGTTGA
- the LOC110798203 gene encoding universal stress protein A-like protein has product MKVMIALDESKGSLYALNWVLSNILKPIITTTTAAEEQKEVLVYLVHVNLPFQTYVYPAGPVVYTTTSVLESVKQAQDKISAGIFARALKSCEEMKIKTEALAMRGEPKEVICQLAEQKHVDLLVVGSRGLGMLKRAFLGSVSDYCTHHAHCPVLIVKPPKEFTNMHEQVPQTTA; this is encoded by the exons ATGAAGGTGATGATAGCACTAGATGAAAGTAAAGGGAGTTTATATGCTCTTAATTGGGTTTTGTCTAATATTTTGAAGCCTATTATTACTACTACAACTGCTGCCGAAGAACAGAAGGAGGTTTTGGTGTACCTTGTTCATGTTAACCTTCCTTTCCAAACTTATGTTTACCCTGCTGGACCTG TTGTGTATACAACAACTTCGGTCTTAGAATCTGTTAAGCAGGCACAAGATAAAATATCAGCAGGTATTTTCGCCAGGGCTTTAAAGAGTTGTGAAGAAATGAAG ATAAAAACAGAAGCATTAGCTATGCGTGGAGAGCCGAAGGAGGTAATTTGTCAACTTGCTGAGCAGAAACATGTTGACCTTTTGGTTGTCGGTAGCCGTGGTCTTGGCATGCTCAAAAG GGCCTTCCTAGGAAGCGTTAGCGATTACTGTACACACCATGCACATTGCCCTGTGTTGATTGTAAAGCCGCCGAAGGAGTTCACTAACATGCATGAACAAGTCCCCCAAACAACAGCCTAA